The proteins below are encoded in one region of Pacificitalea manganoxidans:
- a CDS encoding NUDIX hydrolase — protein sequence MPPSLQKAWTELVLPLLRRPERMQVSALCHRRDASGKTEILLITSRGTGRWILPKGWPIDGLSGAQAAHMEAWEEAGVAEGAIGQKPLGDFGYSKELGGGPPVPCRAYVYPIRVLRMDDDYPEAAERDSIWVTPAKAATMVDEPELRAILADPELMTKATAQEGMILRARTSDTI from the coding sequence ATGCCCCCGTCCCTTCAAAAAGCCTGGACCGAACTGGTCCTGCCGCTGCTTCGCCGTCCGGAGCGGATGCAAGTCAGCGCGCTGTGCCACCGCCGCGATGCCAGCGGCAAGACCGAGATCCTGCTCATCACGTCGCGCGGAACCGGTCGCTGGATTCTGCCCAAAGGCTGGCCCATCGACGGGCTGTCGGGCGCGCAGGCCGCGCATATGGAAGCCTGGGAAGAAGCGGGCGTAGCCGAAGGCGCGATCGGGCAGAAGCCTTTGGGCGATTTCGGCTATTCCAAGGAACTGGGCGGCGGACCGCCCGTGCCCTGCCGGGCCTATGTCTACCCGATCCGGGTGCTGCGGATGGATGATGACTACCCCGAAGCCGCCGAGCGCGACAGCATCTGGGTCACCCCCGCCAAAGCCGCAACGATGGTGGATGAGCCTGAACTGCGCGCGATCCTCGCCGATCCGGAGCTGATGACCAAGGCGACGGCACAGGAGGGGATGATCCTGCGCGCCCGGACCTCCGACACCATCTGA
- the trmB gene encoding tRNA (guanine(46)-N(7))-methyltransferase TrmB, with product MNENGSDDACPGPATGAAPSAAATTPAGDSPAGGHPSGAPWRNFYGRFKGKGLRKGQQQALDEDLTPLSPGPVGWEENPDRTPLDLAALFGGRDVWLEIGFGGGEHLVHQAGRNPEIGIIGAEPYINGVAMLLRKIRDAGVDNLAVHPGDVRDLFDVLPEASISRAFLLYPDPWPKKRHHRRRFVTPEHLAPLARVLKPGAIFRVATDIPDYVRQTLEEVPKAGFEWLAERPADWREAWPDWISTRYEQKALREDRTPHYLTFRRR from the coding sequence ATGAATGAAAACGGATCAGACGACGCCTGCCCCGGCCCCGCCACAGGCGCAGCGCCCAGCGCGGCAGCGACCACCCCCGCCGGTGACAGCCCCGCAGGCGGCCACCCCTCGGGGGCGCCGTGGCGCAACTTCTATGGCCGGTTCAAGGGCAAGGGCCTGCGCAAGGGCCAACAGCAGGCGCTGGACGAGGATCTGACGCCGCTTTCCCCCGGCCCTGTCGGCTGGGAGGAAAACCCGGATCGCACGCCGCTCGACCTCGCCGCGCTGTTTGGCGGGCGCGATGTCTGGCTGGAGATCGGCTTTGGCGGGGGCGAGCATCTGGTGCATCAGGCGGGCCGCAACCCCGAGATCGGCATCATCGGCGCGGAGCCCTATATCAACGGCGTTGCCATGCTGCTGCGAAAAATTCGCGACGCAGGGGTCGATAACCTTGCCGTGCATCCCGGCGATGTCCGCGACCTGTTTGACGTGCTGCCCGAAGCGTCGATCAGCCGCGCCTTCCTGCTCTATCCCGATCCTTGGCCCAAGAAGCGCCACCACCGCCGCCGCTTCGTCACACCGGAGCATCTGGCCCCGCTCGCCCGTGTGTTGAAACCCGGCGCGATTTTCCGCGTGGCGACCGACATTCCCGACTACGTCCGCCAAACGCTCGAAGAGGTGCCGAAAGCCGGGTTCGAGTGGCTCGCCGAACGCCCCGCCGATTGGCGCGAAGCATGGCCAGATTGGATCTCCACCCGCTACGAACAAAAAGCCCTGCGCGAAGACCGCACCCCCCATTATCTGACCTTCCGCCGCCGCTGA
- a CDS encoding YcjF family protein, which produces MTDRPRSDPPRTGPVYIALDEAEPNTATPVTAPPIADDGTPPGRAMQTIAVLAARRRSRIGGFFWSALGALIAFLLSVAAWDFVTGLLTRSPLLGLIASVLVGAVLLGLVLIAARELAAFARLSRLDHLQKQAVEVLTAGDLNGARKLGDRLLTLYAGRSDLALARQRYSDRQGDVFDADAALRLAEDTLLAPIDAAARAEVEAAARQVATVTAVVPLALADVVAALTSNLRMIRRIGELYGGRAGTLGSWRLTRTVFTHLVATGAVAVGDDLIHSVAGGGLLSRLSRRFGEGVVNGALTARVGVAAMEVCRPLPFGPGRRPSVTGMVQRALTGLFSRPDRG; this is translated from the coding sequence ATGACCGACCGCCCCCGCTCCGATCCGCCCCGGACCGGCCCGGTCTATATCGCGCTGGACGAGGCCGAGCCGAACACCGCCACGCCCGTCACCGCGCCGCCCATCGCCGATGATGGCACACCGCCGGGCCGTGCGATGCAGACGATTGCCGTGCTGGCCGCGCGCCGCCGCTCCCGCATCGGCGGCTTCTTCTGGTCGGCCCTCGGCGCGCTGATCGCGTTTCTGCTCTCCGTCGCGGCATGGGATTTCGTCACCGGCCTGCTGACCCGATCCCCGCTGCTGGGCCTGATCGCCAGCGTGCTGGTCGGCGCGGTTCTGTTGGGGCTGGTGCTGATCGCGGCACGGGAACTGGCCGCCTTTGCCCGGCTGTCGCGGCTCGACCATCTGCAAAAACAGGCGGTCGAGGTTCTGACCGCCGGTGATCTGAACGGCGCGCGCAAACTGGGCGACCGGCTGCTAACGCTCTATGCCGGACGCAGCGATCTGGCGCTGGCCCGGCAACGCTATAGCGACCGCCAAGGCGATGTGTTCGACGCCGACGCGGCGCTGCGTCTGGCCGAGGACACGCTGCTGGCCCCCATCGACGCCGCCGCCCGCGCCGAGGTCGAAGCCGCCGCGCGGCAGGTCGCCACCGTCACCGCCGTGGTGCCGCTGGCGCTCGCTGATGTGGTGGCCGCGCTGACCTCGAACCTGCGGATGATCCGCCGGATCGGCGAACTCTACGGCGGGCGCGCGGGCACGCTGGGCAGCTGGCGGCTCACCCGCACCGTCTTTACCCATCTCGTCGCCACCGGCGCAGTCGCGGTGGGCGATGACCTGATCCATTCGGTCGCGGGCGGCGGGCTGCTGTCGCGCCTGTCGCGCCGCTTTGGCGAAGGCGTCGTCAATGGCGCGCTCACCGCCCGTGTCGGCGTCGCCGCGATGGAGGTCTGCCGCCCCCTGCCCTTCGGCCCCGGCCGCAGACCCTCGGTGACAGGCATGGTGCAGCGCGCGCTCACCGGGCTGTTCTCCCGCCCTGATCGGGGATAA
- a CDS encoding YcjX family GTP-binding protein, with product MVLGRIADGVTRGVETVSGSVSEALFEPVIRLGVTGLARAGKTVFITSLVANLMDRGRMPGFHAASSGAIRGAYLRPQPDDTLPRFDYEGHLAAMTGPEPHWPESTRAISELRLSLKVQPRGLLGAVSGPRTVHLDIVDYPGEWLLDLGLMDLNFADWSAQVLDRIASRPQAAEFRSMLAEVDPALPLDEPVAKRLAETFAAYLDAARRAGFSDCGPGRFLLPGDLAGSPVLTFAPLPPPPGGDWPRGSLGRECARRFEAYKSRVVKPFFRDHFSRIDRQVVLVDLLGAIHSGPQAVEDLRRAMTDILGAFRPGRNAWLSRLLLGTRVDRILFAATKADHLHHSQHARLTEIMTALVRDARDRADFAGAKTLALSLASLRATVEETRQHDGRDLPMVRGRVMPTGAQAALWPGDLPDDPARLLVPARDGAERWLDGDYRIMNFAPAAQSLRPGDGPPHIRLDRAADFLLGNRLT from the coding sequence ATGGTTCTGGGACGGATTGCAGACGGGGTCACACGCGGGGTCGAAACCGTCAGTGGCTCGGTCTCGGAGGCGCTGTTCGAGCCGGTGATCCGGCTGGGCGTCACCGGGCTTGCACGGGCGGGCAAGACCGTGTTCATCACCTCGCTCGTCGCCAATCTGATGGATCGCGGCCGCATGCCCGGCTTCCACGCCGCGTCGTCCGGGGCGATCCGGGGGGCCTATCTGCGCCCGCAGCCCGACGACACGCTGCCGCGCTTCGATTACGAAGGCCACCTTGCCGCCATGACCGGGCCCGAACCTCACTGGCCCGAAAGCACCCGCGCCATATCCGAACTGCGCTTGTCGCTGAAAGTGCAGCCGCGGGGCCTGCTTGGGGCCGTGTCCGGGCCGCGGACAGTGCATCTCGATATCGTGGATTATCCCGGCGAATGGCTGCTCGATCTGGGGTTGATGGATCTGAATTTCGCCGATTGGTCCGCACAGGTGCTGGACCGTATCGCCTCCCGCCCGCAGGCCGCCGAATTCCGCAGCATGCTGGCCGAGGTCGACCCAGCCCTGCCGCTTGATGAGCCGGTCGCGAAACGCCTCGCCGAGACCTTCGCCGCTTATCTAGACGCCGCCCGCCGCGCGGGGTTCTCCGATTGCGGGCCGGGGCGGTTCCTGCTGCCCGGTGACCTTGCCGGATCGCCCGTGCTGACCTTCGCGCCGCTGCCGCCCCCGCCCGGTGGCGATTGGCCGCGCGGCAGTCTGGGCCGCGAATGCGCCCGCCGGTTCGAGGCCTATAAATCCCGCGTCGTCAAACCCTTCTTCCGCGATCACTTCTCCCGCATCGACCGGCAGGTGGTGCTGGTCGATCTGCTGGGCGCGATCCATTCGGGCCCGCAAGCGGTGGAGGATCTGCGCCGCGCGATGACCGATATCCTCGGCGCGTTCCGCCCCGGCCGCAATGCGTGGCTGTCGCGGCTGCTGTTGGGCACGCGAGTGGACCGGATCCTCTTTGCCGCGACCAAGGCCGATCATCTGCATCACAGCCAGCACGCCCGCCTGACCGAAATCATGACGGCACTGGTCCGTGACGCCCGGGACCGGGCCGATTTTGCCGGCGCGAAAACACTGGCCTTGTCGCTGGCCTCGCTCCGCGCCACGGTCGAAGAAACCCGCCAGCACGACGGGCGCGATCTTCCGATGGTCCGGGGCCGCGTGATGCCCACCGGCGCGCAGGCCGCGCTCTGGCCCGGCGATTTGCCCGACGATCCTGCCCGGCTGCTGGTGCCCGCCCGCGACGGGGCCGAACGCTGGCTCGACGGGGATTACCGCATCATGAATTTCGCCCCCGCCGCGCAAAGCCTGCGTCCCGGCGACGGGCCGCCGCATATCCGGCTCGACCGCGCCGCCGATTTCCTGCTGGGGAACCGCCTGACATGA